In Halichondria panicea chromosome 17, odHalPani1.1, whole genome shotgun sequence, a single window of DNA contains:
- the LOC135350856 gene encoding uncharacterized protein LOC135350856 isoform X1 has protein sequence MGGGQSAEERRVQEQEARQIHRARQREVESQVAEWKQRTHRMSSLDKLKFYKQEQQNVLSYRRHIKSKINELITNLQKDIKDSKRIFDNAMEAGKVKVRNTNVLIVGMAGAGKTATKHLIFGVPPPDVRNSTPLAEAPIQAQVRDVSGIRAHQTGSQWTTIDANDLEKVVGDAVAAIGHQLVDTSSERMSQLRQSVQDIIHRWNVFSRTRSEQPQATGTPAGSDVDAVRSELICSHSVEQSDISEYIVSLDSKLVEMIRKRPASVNPPSVEASKVLGKNWIYFIDSGGQPHFHNILPHFIQGLSIVLFTHRLCDKLDNYPEIHYVVNDQSIGSFRSTVSVKDTLTHLIHSICSHSNASTGAHKPNMLFIGTFHDKIEESNETLDEKNDQLLHLLPENYREKLILHGKELDQLIFAINAKSPNENDKDKVKFIRETIESSPPFEVDVPIKWFVLEVFLNNFSNHFNRKVIRKSECLNIASQLLKMEEAELNACLQFFHSNHLLHYYPVLPNLVFTSTQVLLDKLTELVRESYQLKGSESVSSARPGVWRDFRDKGIITPIILKTFSSHYVEDLFNPSDLFVLFEYLLIITPLSFTEQDKIDYSQPNAKAFMPCLLGILPANELEKYRLSSEIEPLVLSFPSGILQSGIFCCLQVYLIQNLKWKLVSTDGRPNIIAQNCVMLSHSKMPCTIVLIDSFSYIEAHVQSKISDYRIVCPLIRDDIVNALHEASLALNYTDTEEPVVAFFCPDDHAVQAPDLESTPLSPISSPTTRSIPKRHVANRLEYGDYLRCSLQDDVYPKLTEKHNMWIGPASSNLWVMAGNNPILNVGMHLQNVRTTVHRARLQWKNIGRGLNVPDDDLESIHEEHCKDQDFHAECLYYTLKKWMQSGIARIEDLLDVLEGEIVGHKDLVQEIRQQNEEQKRKIGLI, from the exons CATCGAGCACGTCAACGAGAGGTTGAAAGCCAAGTAGCAGAATGG AAACAAAGAACGCACAGAATGTCAAGCTTGGACAAATTGAAATTCTACAAGCAG GAGCAACAAAATGTGCTTTCCTATCGTCGTCACATCAAGTCGAAAATTAATGAGCTTATTACAAATCTTCAGAAGGATATTAaag ATTCCAAGAGGATTTTTGACAATGCTATGGAAGCTGGAAAAGTGAAGGTTAGAAACACCAATGTACTCATTGTTGGAATGGCTGGAGCTGGAAAGACTGCTACAAAACACCTGATCTTTGGTGTGCCCCCTCCTGATGTACGAAACAGCACTCCACTAGCAGAAGCTCCGATTCAAGCCCAAGTTCGTGATGTTTCAGGGATAAGAGCTCATCAAACAGGTAGTCAATGGACAACTATTGATGCCAACGATCTTGAGAAAGTTGTTGGCGATGCTGTTGCTGCAATTGGTCATCAATTGGTTGATACTTCTTCTGAAAGAATGTCACAATTGCGTCAATCAGTACAAGACATAATCCATAGGTGGAATGTATTTTCACGTACAAGGTCTGAACAGCCTCAAGCTACAGGCACCCCTGCAGGTAGTGATGTCGATGCTGTCCGTTCCGAGCTTATATGTAGCCATAGCGTTGAGCAAAGTGATATTTCTGAATACATTGTCAGTCTAGACAGTAAGTTGGTAGAAATGATCCGAAAGAGACCAGCATCTGTCAATCCCCCCTCAGTTGAGGCTTCGAAAGTACTAGGGAAAAACTGGATCTACTTTATAGACAGTGGGGGTCAGCCACACTTCCACAATATTCTTCCTCATTTTATCCAGGGTCTATCTATTGTTTTGTTTACTCATCGCCTTTGTGACAAACTTGACAATTATCCAGAAATTCACTACGTTGTGAATGATCAATCCATTGGTTCTTTTAGGTCAACCGTTAGTGTAAAAGATACACTTACGCACCTTATTCATTCCATCTGCTCTCATTCGAATGCTAGTACAGGAGCTCACAAACCGAATATGCTTTTCATTGGCACATTCCACGACAAGATTGAAGAAAGTAATGAAACTCTTGATGAAAAGAATGATCAGCTACTCCATCTTCTACCAGAAAATTATCGAGAAAAACTGATATTACATGGCAAGGAATTGGATCAGTTGATTTTTGCAATCAATGCTAAGAGTCCTAACGAAAACGATAAGGATAAAGTAAAATTTATAAGAGAAACAATAGAGTCATCTCCACCTTTTGAAGTTGATGTTCCAATTAAATGGTTTGTACTAGAAGTTTTTCTTAATAATTTTTCTAATCACTTTAATCGAAAAGTAATAAGAAAGTCGGAATGTTTAAACATAGCCAGCCAATTACTTAAGATGGAGGAGGCAGAGCTTAATGCATGTCTACAATTCTTCCATAGCAATCATCTCCTTCACTATTATCCTGTATTGCCAAATCTAGTTTTCACTAGCACTCAAGTTCTTTTGGATAAACTCACTGAACTTGTTCGAGAATCGTACCAATTAAAAGGATCCGAAAGCGTATCTTCAGCTCGACCAGGTGTTTGGCGTGACTTTCGAGACAAAGGAATTATTACACCCATAATTTTGAAGACATTTTCAAGTCACTACGTGGAGGACCTGTTTAATCCTTCAGATCTCTTTGTACTTTTTGAATATCTTCTTATAATAACACCTTTGAGTTTCACAGAGCAAGACAAAATTGATTATTCTCAGCCTAATGCTAAGGCTTTCATGCCTTGTTTACTAGGTATACTTCCCGCAAATGAGCTTGAAAAATATCGACTCTCAAGTGAAATAGAGCCGTTGGTGCTATCCTTCCCAAGTGGAATACTGCAATCTGGCATATTCTGTTGTCTCCAAGTTTACCTAATTCAAAACTTAAAGTGGAAACTTGTTTCTACTGACGGGAGGCCTAACATTATTGCACAGAATTGTGTAATGCTATCACATTCAAAGATGCCCTGCACAATTGTCTTGATTGACTCCTTTTCATATATCGAGGCGCATGTCCAATCTAAAATTTCAGATTATCGAATAGTTTGTCCACTGATCCGAGATGATATTGTCAATGCACTACACGAAGCAAGTTTGGCTCTGAACTACACTGATACGGAGGAGCCAGTAGTGGCATTTTTCTGCCCTGATGACCATGCAGTGCAGGCTCCAGATCTAGAGTCCACTCCTCTTTCTCCGATTTCTTCTCCTACTACTAGATCTATCCCCAAAAGACATGTTGCTAATAGGCTGGAGTATGGTGATTATCTCCGGTGCTCACTTCAAGATGATGTCTACCCAAAGCTAACAGAGAAGCATAATATGTGGATTGGTCCTGCTTCAAGTA ATTTATGGGTGATGGCTGGGAACAACCCTATTCTCAATGTTGGAATGCACTTGCAAAATGTGAGAACGACTGTGCATAGAGCCAGACTCCAATGGAAAAATATTGGTCGTGGTCTAAACGTACCCGATGATGACCTCGAGAGCATTCATGAAGAACACTGCAAGGATCAAGACTTCCATGCTGAATGCTTGTACTATACGCTAAAGAAATGGATGCAATCAGGAATTGCTCGAATAGAAGACCTCTTGGATGTACTTGAGGGTGAAATAGTTGGGCACAAAGATCTTGTGCAGGAAATTCGTCAACAAAATGAGGAACAAAAACGTAAAATAGGACTCATTTGA
- the LOC135350856 gene encoding uncharacterized protein LOC135350856 isoform X2, protein MGGGQSAEEHRARQREVESQVAEWKQRTHRMSSLDKLKFYKQEQQNVLSYRRHIKSKINELITNLQKDIKDSKRIFDNAMEAGKVKVRNTNVLIVGMAGAGKTATKHLIFGVPPPDVRNSTPLAEAPIQAQVRDVSGIRAHQTGSQWTTIDANDLEKVVGDAVAAIGHQLVDTSSERMSQLRQSVQDIIHRWNVFSRTRSEQPQATGTPAGSDVDAVRSELICSHSVEQSDISEYIVSLDSKLVEMIRKRPASVNPPSVEASKVLGKNWIYFIDSGGQPHFHNILPHFIQGLSIVLFTHRLCDKLDNYPEIHYVVNDQSIGSFRSTVSVKDTLTHLIHSICSHSNASTGAHKPNMLFIGTFHDKIEESNETLDEKNDQLLHLLPENYREKLILHGKELDQLIFAINAKSPNENDKDKVKFIRETIESSPPFEVDVPIKWFVLEVFLNNFSNHFNRKVIRKSECLNIASQLLKMEEAELNACLQFFHSNHLLHYYPVLPNLVFTSTQVLLDKLTELVRESYQLKGSESVSSARPGVWRDFRDKGIITPIILKTFSSHYVEDLFNPSDLFVLFEYLLIITPLSFTEQDKIDYSQPNAKAFMPCLLGILPANELEKYRLSSEIEPLVLSFPSGILQSGIFCCLQVYLIQNLKWKLVSTDGRPNIIAQNCVMLSHSKMPCTIVLIDSFSYIEAHVQSKISDYRIVCPLIRDDIVNALHEASLALNYTDTEEPVVAFFCPDDHAVQAPDLESTPLSPISSPTTRSIPKRHVANRLEYGDYLRCSLQDDVYPKLTEKHNMWIGPASSNLWVMAGNNPILNVGMHLQNVRTTVHRARLQWKNIGRGLNVPDDDLESIHEEHCKDQDFHAECLYYTLKKWMQSGIARIEDLLDVLEGEIVGHKDLVQEIRQQNEEQKRKIGLI, encoded by the exons CATCGAGCACGTCAACGAGAGGTTGAAAGCCAAGTAGCAGAATGG AAACAAAGAACGCACAGAATGTCAAGCTTGGACAAATTGAAATTCTACAAGCAG GAGCAACAAAATGTGCTTTCCTATCGTCGTCACATCAAGTCGAAAATTAATGAGCTTATTACAAATCTTCAGAAGGATATTAaag ATTCCAAGAGGATTTTTGACAATGCTATGGAAGCTGGAAAAGTGAAGGTTAGAAACACCAATGTACTCATTGTTGGAATGGCTGGAGCTGGAAAGACTGCTACAAAACACCTGATCTTTGGTGTGCCCCCTCCTGATGTACGAAACAGCACTCCACTAGCAGAAGCTCCGATTCAAGCCCAAGTTCGTGATGTTTCAGGGATAAGAGCTCATCAAACAGGTAGTCAATGGACAACTATTGATGCCAACGATCTTGAGAAAGTTGTTGGCGATGCTGTTGCTGCAATTGGTCATCAATTGGTTGATACTTCTTCTGAAAGAATGTCACAATTGCGTCAATCAGTACAAGACATAATCCATAGGTGGAATGTATTTTCACGTACAAGGTCTGAACAGCCTCAAGCTACAGGCACCCCTGCAGGTAGTGATGTCGATGCTGTCCGTTCCGAGCTTATATGTAGCCATAGCGTTGAGCAAAGTGATATTTCTGAATACATTGTCAGTCTAGACAGTAAGTTGGTAGAAATGATCCGAAAGAGACCAGCATCTGTCAATCCCCCCTCAGTTGAGGCTTCGAAAGTACTAGGGAAAAACTGGATCTACTTTATAGACAGTGGGGGTCAGCCACACTTCCACAATATTCTTCCTCATTTTATCCAGGGTCTATCTATTGTTTTGTTTACTCATCGCCTTTGTGACAAACTTGACAATTATCCAGAAATTCACTACGTTGTGAATGATCAATCCATTGGTTCTTTTAGGTCAACCGTTAGTGTAAAAGATACACTTACGCACCTTATTCATTCCATCTGCTCTCATTCGAATGCTAGTACAGGAGCTCACAAACCGAATATGCTTTTCATTGGCACATTCCACGACAAGATTGAAGAAAGTAATGAAACTCTTGATGAAAAGAATGATCAGCTACTCCATCTTCTACCAGAAAATTATCGAGAAAAACTGATATTACATGGCAAGGAATTGGATCAGTTGATTTTTGCAATCAATGCTAAGAGTCCTAACGAAAACGATAAGGATAAAGTAAAATTTATAAGAGAAACAATAGAGTCATCTCCACCTTTTGAAGTTGATGTTCCAATTAAATGGTTTGTACTAGAAGTTTTTCTTAATAATTTTTCTAATCACTTTAATCGAAAAGTAATAAGAAAGTCGGAATGTTTAAACATAGCCAGCCAATTACTTAAGATGGAGGAGGCAGAGCTTAATGCATGTCTACAATTCTTCCATAGCAATCATCTCCTTCACTATTATCCTGTATTGCCAAATCTAGTTTTCACTAGCACTCAAGTTCTTTTGGATAAACTCACTGAACTTGTTCGAGAATCGTACCAATTAAAAGGATCCGAAAGCGTATCTTCAGCTCGACCAGGTGTTTGGCGTGACTTTCGAGACAAAGGAATTATTACACCCATAATTTTGAAGACATTTTCAAGTCACTACGTGGAGGACCTGTTTAATCCTTCAGATCTCTTTGTACTTTTTGAATATCTTCTTATAATAACACCTTTGAGTTTCACAGAGCAAGACAAAATTGATTATTCTCAGCCTAATGCTAAGGCTTTCATGCCTTGTTTACTAGGTATACTTCCCGCAAATGAGCTTGAAAAATATCGACTCTCAAGTGAAATAGAGCCGTTGGTGCTATCCTTCCCAAGTGGAATACTGCAATCTGGCATATTCTGTTGTCTCCAAGTTTACCTAATTCAAAACTTAAAGTGGAAACTTGTTTCTACTGACGGGAGGCCTAACATTATTGCACAGAATTGTGTAATGCTATCACATTCAAAGATGCCCTGCACAATTGTCTTGATTGACTCCTTTTCATATATCGAGGCGCATGTCCAATCTAAAATTTCAGATTATCGAATAGTTTGTCCACTGATCCGAGATGATATTGTCAATGCACTACACGAAGCAAGTTTGGCTCTGAACTACACTGATACGGAGGAGCCAGTAGTGGCATTTTTCTGCCCTGATGACCATGCAGTGCAGGCTCCAGATCTAGAGTCCACTCCTCTTTCTCCGATTTCTTCTCCTACTACTAGATCTATCCCCAAAAGACATGTTGCTAATAGGCTGGAGTATGGTGATTATCTCCGGTGCTCACTTCAAGATGATGTCTACCCAAAGCTAACAGAGAAGCATAATATGTGGATTGGTCCTGCTTCAAGTA ATTTATGGGTGATGGCTGGGAACAACCCTATTCTCAATGTTGGAATGCACTTGCAAAATGTGAGAACGACTGTGCATAGAGCCAGACTCCAATGGAAAAATATTGGTCGTGGTCTAAACGTACCCGATGATGACCTCGAGAGCATTCATGAAGAACACTGCAAGGATCAAGACTTCCATGCTGAATGCTTGTACTATACGCTAAAGAAATGGATGCAATCAGGAATTGCTCGAATAGAAGACCTCTTGGATGTACTTGAGGGTGAAATAGTTGGGCACAAAGATCTTGTGCAGGAAATTCGTCAACAAAATGAGGAACAAAAACGTAAAATAGGACTCATTTGA
- the LOC135350856 gene encoding uncharacterized protein LOC135350856 isoform X4: protein MGGGQSAEERRVQEQEARQIHRARQREVESQVAEWKQRTHRMSSLDKLKFYKQEQQNVLSYRRHIKSKINELITNLQKDIKDSKRIFDNAMEAGKVKVRNTNVLIVGMAGAGKTATKHLIFGVPPPDVRNSTPLAEAPIQAQVRDVSGIRAHQTGSQWTTIDANDLEKVVGDAVAAIGHQLVDTSSERMSQLRQSVQDIIHRWNVFSRTRSEQPQATGTPAGSDVDAVRSELICSHSVEQSDISEYIVSLDSKLVEMIRKRPASVNPPSVEASKVLGKNWIYFIDSGGQPHFHNILPHFIQGLSIVLFTHRLCDKLDNYPEIHYVVNDQSIGSFRSTVSVKDTLTHLIHSICSHSNASTGAHKPNMLFIGTFHDKIEESNETLDEKNDQLLHLLPENYREKLILHGKELDQLIFAINAKSPNENDKDKVKFIRETIESSPPFEVDVPIKWFVLEVFLNNFSNHFNRKVIRKSECLNIASQLLKMEEAELNACLQFFHSNHLLHYYPVLPNLVFTSTQVLLDKLTELVRESYQLKGSESVSSARPGVWRDFRDKGIITPIILKTFSSHYVEDLFNPSDLFVLFEYLLIITPLSFTEQDKIDYSQPNAKAFMPCLLGILPANELEKYRLSSEIEPLVLSFPSGILQSGIFCCLQVYLIQNLKWKLVSTDGRPNIIAQNCVMLSHSKMPCTIVLIDSFSYIEAHVQSKISDYRIVCPLIRDDIVNALHEASLALNYTDTEEPVVAFFCPDDHAVQAPDLESTPLSPISSPTTRSIPKRHVANRLEYGDYLRCSLQDDVYPKLTEKHNMWIGPASSSYPCCIQCYNSPVTHKQTNQRTTIPVAAHIHLG, encoded by the exons CATCGAGCACGTCAACGAGAGGTTGAAAGCCAAGTAGCAGAATGG AAACAAAGAACGCACAGAATGTCAAGCTTGGACAAATTGAAATTCTACAAGCAG GAGCAACAAAATGTGCTTTCCTATCGTCGTCACATCAAGTCGAAAATTAATGAGCTTATTACAAATCTTCAGAAGGATATTAaag ATTCCAAGAGGATTTTTGACAATGCTATGGAAGCTGGAAAAGTGAAGGTTAGAAACACCAATGTACTCATTGTTGGAATGGCTGGAGCTGGAAAGACTGCTACAAAACACCTGATCTTTGGTGTGCCCCCTCCTGATGTACGAAACAGCACTCCACTAGCAGAAGCTCCGATTCAAGCCCAAGTTCGTGATGTTTCAGGGATAAGAGCTCATCAAACAGGTAGTCAATGGACAACTATTGATGCCAACGATCTTGAGAAAGTTGTTGGCGATGCTGTTGCTGCAATTGGTCATCAATTGGTTGATACTTCTTCTGAAAGAATGTCACAATTGCGTCAATCAGTACAAGACATAATCCATAGGTGGAATGTATTTTCACGTACAAGGTCTGAACAGCCTCAAGCTACAGGCACCCCTGCAGGTAGTGATGTCGATGCTGTCCGTTCCGAGCTTATATGTAGCCATAGCGTTGAGCAAAGTGATATTTCTGAATACATTGTCAGTCTAGACAGTAAGTTGGTAGAAATGATCCGAAAGAGACCAGCATCTGTCAATCCCCCCTCAGTTGAGGCTTCGAAAGTACTAGGGAAAAACTGGATCTACTTTATAGACAGTGGGGGTCAGCCACACTTCCACAATATTCTTCCTCATTTTATCCAGGGTCTATCTATTGTTTTGTTTACTCATCGCCTTTGTGACAAACTTGACAATTATCCAGAAATTCACTACGTTGTGAATGATCAATCCATTGGTTCTTTTAGGTCAACCGTTAGTGTAAAAGATACACTTACGCACCTTATTCATTCCATCTGCTCTCATTCGAATGCTAGTACAGGAGCTCACAAACCGAATATGCTTTTCATTGGCACATTCCACGACAAGATTGAAGAAAGTAATGAAACTCTTGATGAAAAGAATGATCAGCTACTCCATCTTCTACCAGAAAATTATCGAGAAAAACTGATATTACATGGCAAGGAATTGGATCAGTTGATTTTTGCAATCAATGCTAAGAGTCCTAACGAAAACGATAAGGATAAAGTAAAATTTATAAGAGAAACAATAGAGTCATCTCCACCTTTTGAAGTTGATGTTCCAATTAAATGGTTTGTACTAGAAGTTTTTCTTAATAATTTTTCTAATCACTTTAATCGAAAAGTAATAAGAAAGTCGGAATGTTTAAACATAGCCAGCCAATTACTTAAGATGGAGGAGGCAGAGCTTAATGCATGTCTACAATTCTTCCATAGCAATCATCTCCTTCACTATTATCCTGTATTGCCAAATCTAGTTTTCACTAGCACTCAAGTTCTTTTGGATAAACTCACTGAACTTGTTCGAGAATCGTACCAATTAAAAGGATCCGAAAGCGTATCTTCAGCTCGACCAGGTGTTTGGCGTGACTTTCGAGACAAAGGAATTATTACACCCATAATTTTGAAGACATTTTCAAGTCACTACGTGGAGGACCTGTTTAATCCTTCAGATCTCTTTGTACTTTTTGAATATCTTCTTATAATAACACCTTTGAGTTTCACAGAGCAAGACAAAATTGATTATTCTCAGCCTAATGCTAAGGCTTTCATGCCTTGTTTACTAGGTATACTTCCCGCAAATGAGCTTGAAAAATATCGACTCTCAAGTGAAATAGAGCCGTTGGTGCTATCCTTCCCAAGTGGAATACTGCAATCTGGCATATTCTGTTGTCTCCAAGTTTACCTAATTCAAAACTTAAAGTGGAAACTTGTTTCTACTGACGGGAGGCCTAACATTATTGCACAGAATTGTGTAATGCTATCACATTCAAAGATGCCCTGCACAATTGTCTTGATTGACTCCTTTTCATATATCGAGGCGCATGTCCAATCTAAAATTTCAGATTATCGAATAGTTTGTCCACTGATCCGAGATGATATTGTCAATGCACTACACGAAGCAAGTTTGGCTCTGAACTACACTGATACGGAGGAGCCAGTAGTGGCATTTTTCTGCCCTGATGACCATGCAGTGCAGGCTCCAGATCTAGAGTCCACTCCTCTTTCTCCGATTTCTTCTCCTACTACTAGATCTATCCCCAAAAGACATGTTGCTAATAGGCTGGAGTATGGTGATTATCTCCGGTGCTCACTTCAAGATGATGTCTACCCAAAGCTAACAGAGAAGCATAATATGTGGATTGGTCCTGCTTCAAGTA gctatccatgctgtataCAGTGCTATAACTCACctgtcacacacaaacaaacaaaccaacggactactatacccgtggccgcccacatACATCTCGGGTGA
- the LOC135350856 gene encoding uncharacterized protein LOC135350856 isoform X3: protein METKNAQNVKLGQIEILQADSKRIFDNAMEAGKVKVRNTNVLIVGMAGAGKTATKHLIFGVPPPDVRNSTPLAEAPIQAQVRDVSGIRAHQTGSQWTTIDANDLEKVVGDAVAAIGHQLVDTSSERMSQLRQSVQDIIHRWNVFSRTRSEQPQATGTPAGSDVDAVRSELICSHSVEQSDISEYIVSLDSKLVEMIRKRPASVNPPSVEASKVLGKNWIYFIDSGGQPHFHNILPHFIQGLSIVLFTHRLCDKLDNYPEIHYVVNDQSIGSFRSTVSVKDTLTHLIHSICSHSNASTGAHKPNMLFIGTFHDKIEESNETLDEKNDQLLHLLPENYREKLILHGKELDQLIFAINAKSPNENDKDKVKFIRETIESSPPFEVDVPIKWFVLEVFLNNFSNHFNRKVIRKSECLNIASQLLKMEEAELNACLQFFHSNHLLHYYPVLPNLVFTSTQVLLDKLTELVRESYQLKGSESVSSARPGVWRDFRDKGIITPIILKTFSSHYVEDLFNPSDLFVLFEYLLIITPLSFTEQDKIDYSQPNAKAFMPCLLGILPANELEKYRLSSEIEPLVLSFPSGILQSGIFCCLQVYLIQNLKWKLVSTDGRPNIIAQNCVMLSHSKMPCTIVLIDSFSYIEAHVQSKISDYRIVCPLIRDDIVNALHEASLALNYTDTEEPVVAFFCPDDHAVQAPDLESTPLSPISSPTTRSIPKRHVANRLEYGDYLRCSLQDDVYPKLTEKHNMWIGPASSNLWVMAGNNPILNVGMHLQNVRTTVHRARLQWKNIGRGLNVPDDDLESIHEEHCKDQDFHAECLYYTLKKWMQSGIARIEDLLDVLEGEIVGHKDLVQEIRQQNEEQKRKIGLI from the exons ATGG AAACAAAGAACGCACAGAATGTCAAGCTTGGACAAATTGAAATTCTACAAGCAG ATTCCAAGAGGATTTTTGACAATGCTATGGAAGCTGGAAAAGTGAAGGTTAGAAACACCAATGTACTCATTGTTGGAATGGCTGGAGCTGGAAAGACTGCTACAAAACACCTGATCTTTGGTGTGCCCCCTCCTGATGTACGAAACAGCACTCCACTAGCAGAAGCTCCGATTCAAGCCCAAGTTCGTGATGTTTCAGGGATAAGAGCTCATCAAACAGGTAGTCAATGGACAACTATTGATGCCAACGATCTTGAGAAAGTTGTTGGCGATGCTGTTGCTGCAATTGGTCATCAATTGGTTGATACTTCTTCTGAAAGAATGTCACAATTGCGTCAATCAGTACAAGACATAATCCATAGGTGGAATGTATTTTCACGTACAAGGTCTGAACAGCCTCAAGCTACAGGCACCCCTGCAGGTAGTGATGTCGATGCTGTCCGTTCCGAGCTTATATGTAGCCATAGCGTTGAGCAAAGTGATATTTCTGAATACATTGTCAGTCTAGACAGTAAGTTGGTAGAAATGATCCGAAAGAGACCAGCATCTGTCAATCCCCCCTCAGTTGAGGCTTCGAAAGTACTAGGGAAAAACTGGATCTACTTTATAGACAGTGGGGGTCAGCCACACTTCCACAATATTCTTCCTCATTTTATCCAGGGTCTATCTATTGTTTTGTTTACTCATCGCCTTTGTGACAAACTTGACAATTATCCAGAAATTCACTACGTTGTGAATGATCAATCCATTGGTTCTTTTAGGTCAACCGTTAGTGTAAAAGATACACTTACGCACCTTATTCATTCCATCTGCTCTCATTCGAATGCTAGTACAGGAGCTCACAAACCGAATATGCTTTTCATTGGCACATTCCACGACAAGATTGAAGAAAGTAATGAAACTCTTGATGAAAAGAATGATCAGCTACTCCATCTTCTACCAGAAAATTATCGAGAAAAACTGATATTACATGGCAAGGAATTGGATCAGTTGATTTTTGCAATCAATGCTAAGAGTCCTAACGAAAACGATAAGGATAAAGTAAAATTTATAAGAGAAACAATAGAGTCATCTCCACCTTTTGAAGTTGATGTTCCAATTAAATGGTTTGTACTAGAAGTTTTTCTTAATAATTTTTCTAATCACTTTAATCGAAAAGTAATAAGAAAGTCGGAATGTTTAAACATAGCCAGCCAATTACTTAAGATGGAGGAGGCAGAGCTTAATGCATGTCTACAATTCTTCCATAGCAATCATCTCCTTCACTATTATCCTGTATTGCCAAATCTAGTTTTCACTAGCACTCAAGTTCTTTTGGATAAACTCACTGAACTTGTTCGAGAATCGTACCAATTAAAAGGATCCGAAAGCGTATCTTCAGCTCGACCAGGTGTTTGGCGTGACTTTCGAGACAAAGGAATTATTACACCCATAATTTTGAAGACATTTTCAAGTCACTACGTGGAGGACCTGTTTAATCCTTCAGATCTCTTTGTACTTTTTGAATATCTTCTTATAATAACACCTTTGAGTTTCACAGAGCAAGACAAAATTGATTATTCTCAGCCTAATGCTAAGGCTTTCATGCCTTGTTTACTAGGTATACTTCCCGCAAATGAGCTTGAAAAATATCGACTCTCAAGTGAAATAGAGCCGTTGGTGCTATCCTTCCCAAGTGGAATACTGCAATCTGGCATATTCTGTTGTCTCCAAGTTTACCTAATTCAAAACTTAAAGTGGAAACTTGTTTCTACTGACGGGAGGCCTAACATTATTGCACAGAATTGTGTAATGCTATCACATTCAAAGATGCCCTGCACAATTGTCTTGATTGACTCCTTTTCATATATCGAGGCGCATGTCCAATCTAAAATTTCAGATTATCGAATAGTTTGTCCACTGATCCGAGATGATATTGTCAATGCACTACACGAAGCAAGTTTGGCTCTGAACTACACTGATACGGAGGAGCCAGTAGTGGCATTTTTCTGCCCTGATGACCATGCAGTGCAGGCTCCAGATCTAGAGTCCACTCCTCTTTCTCCGATTTCTTCTCCTACTACTAGATCTATCCCCAAAAGACATGTTGCTAATAGGCTGGAGTATGGTGATTATCTCCGGTGCTCACTTCAAGATGATGTCTACCCAAAGCTAACAGAGAAGCATAATATGTGGATTGGTCCTGCTTCAAGTA ATTTATGGGTGATGGCTGGGAACAACCCTATTCTCAATGTTGGAATGCACTTGCAAAATGTGAGAACGACTGTGCATAGAGCCAGACTCCAATGGAAAAATATTGGTCGTGGTCTAAACGTACCCGATGATGACCTCGAGAGCATTCATGAAGAACACTGCAAGGATCAAGACTTCCATGCTGAATGCTTGTACTATACGCTAAAGAAATGGATGCAATCAGGAATTGCTCGAATAGAAGACCTCTTGGATGTACTTGAGGGTGAAATAGTTGGGCACAAAGATCTTGTGCAGGAAATTCGTCAACAAAATGAGGAACAAAAACGTAAAATAGGACTCATTTGA